TGTCTTCCAAAATTTTAGGCTCGCCCTGTTTTTGACAGATCATAGGTTCTATACAAAAAACCATACCCTCTTTAATTTTTGGACCACTATTGGGCTTACTGGAGGGTTCTAGGTAGTTAGGGATAGAGGGCTCTTCATGAGGGCTACGCCCAATCCCATGCCCACAAAATTTTTCCAAAGGCACAAAGCCCTTTTGTCTAATAAGAGTTTCTAAAATATGACTTAGCTCTTTAAAGCGCATCCCTACTTCTAGGTAGGCAATTCCTTCATAAAGCGTATCCTTAGCACAGGCAATTAGGGCTTGATCTTTTTTAGAAACCTCTCCTACGCCCAAAGTGATCGCCGCATCGCCAAACCACCCTTGTACTTGTGCCCCCAAATCTAAGCCTATAATATCTCCACTGCGCAACTTGTAATCTGTAGGAATCCCATGGATAGCCACTTCGTTCAGCGAAGTGCAAAGCGTGTTAGGGAAACCATAAAGCCCTTTGAAAGCGGGCTTGGCATTGAGTTTGTGGATATGTTCTTCAGCTAAAGCATCTAACTCCAACAAGCTCATGCCCACTTGGATTTTTTCACTCAGCAATTTGAGAGTCTGCCCCACCACAGCCCCCGCCCTACGTAGTGCCTCAATCTCCTTAGGGTTGCGGATGGCGATCGCCATTAAAAGCCTACAGCACTCAGGGTTTTATATTTGCCCATATAAATTTGTGCTTCGATCTTTTTCATAGTATCAATGGCCACTTGCACCACAATGAGCACCGCCGTGCCCCCAAAATAAAAGGGCACGCCCATTGCCTTGACCAAAATCCAAGGCAGAGTAGAAATAATGGCTAAATACAAAGAACCCCAAAAAGTCAAGCGACTCGCCACGGTGTTCAAGAAGTTCGAAGTCCCTTCACCTGGTCTTAGCCCCGCAATAAAGCCTCCATTGCGCTTCAAATTATCTGCAATATCTTTAGCGTTAAAGACGATGGAGGAATAAAAGTAGGCAAAAAAGATAATCAGCAAAAACATTAAGATATTGTAGGCGTAGCCATGTGGGTTGAGAAAATCTGCGATAGCCTGTAAAACCTTATTGGAAGAGGCCTGCAAAATCGTAGAGGGGAAAACCAAAAGTGCAGAAGCAAAAATGGGAGGGATTACTCCGCTCAAATTTAATTTAATGGGGATATAGTTCATGATGCGTTTATTCTGATTTTGCATCATCACCTTGCGGGCGTAAGAAATGGGAATGCGCCGTTCAGCCAACTCCACATAGATAATCGCAAAGATAGTTGCTAGGACAATTGCTATGATCCCAATTAAAACCAAAACATTGATCACACCCGTATTCACAAGATTAAAAGTCCCCGCAATGGCTGAAGGGATACCAGAGACAATACCTGCAAAGATGATAAGGCTAATCCCATTGCCCACCCCTCTTTGGGTGATCTGCTCGCCAATCCACATCAATAACATTGTACCCGTGAGCATGGAGAAAGTGGCCAAAATCAAAAAAGTTTGCATAGAAACCATGATCGCCCCATTGGGCCCATGCCCAATAGAACGCAGTCCAAAGGAGACACTAAGAGCCTGAATGATGGTAATCCCAATGGTAGCATAGCGCACAATTTGCATATATTTTTGCATGCCATCACGCTCTTTTTTCATCTTGGCTAAGTTGGGAAAAGTTGCGCTCAAGAGCTCCATGATAATGGAGGCGGTGATATAGGGCATGATCCCCAAAGAAATAATGCTCAAGCGAGAAACTGCATTTCCGCTAAACATGTTGAAAAGCCCTAAAGCATTGCTAGAGTTGCTATCAAAAAAGGACTTGATGGCGGCTAGGTCCACCCCGGGAATGGGGATGTAAGCCAACACTCTATAGAGGAATAAATACCCTAGAGTGATAAAAATCTTGGTTGCAATGGCTTTTGTCATTTTTGCCCGCTGGTGCGAATTCTTTCATCTTGAATCTTGGGTGCTAAATCCTTAGCTCCTGCCCCAATGAGTTTGATTTTTTCAATATAGGAGGGAAAGGGATGCACTTTTTTAATGAGCTCTAAACTCAAAGTTTCTAACTCAAAAATTTCCTTATGTTTAGAAACATTGATCGCATAAACTAGGCCCTTAGTGCGGCTTCTAAAACCCACTTTAGGCAAACGGCGTTGTAAGGGCTGTTGTCCTCCCTCAAAACCGCGTTTTTGTTTGTAACCTGTGCGCGCGGTTTGTCCTTTGCCTCCCCTAGTGGCCGTTTTACCCATACCAGAGCCTTGTCCACGACCCACACGCTTAATTTTTTTGACACTGCCCTTAGCCGGACTTAATTTTTCTAATGCCATAAAAAACTCCTATCCTTTGATTTTAGAGAGCGCATCAAAGGTGGCACGCACTACATTATAGGGGTTGTTAGATCCCAAGGATTTGGTCAAAATATCCTTAATACCAGCTAACTCGATCATAGGGCGTGTCGATCCCCCGGCAATCACACCCGTCCCTTCAGAGGCGGGTTTGAGCAGAATGCGACTCGCATTGTACTTACACTCAATGTCATGGGCGATAGTCGTGCCCTTGATCTTAACCTCAATGATGTTTTTAAACGCATCATCAA
This portion of the Helicobacter felis ATCC 49179 genome encodes:
- the secY gene encoding preprotein translocase subunit SecY: MTKAIATKIFITLGYLFLYRVLAYIPIPGVDLAAIKSFFDSNSSNALGLFNMFSGNAVSRLSIISLGIMPYITASIIMELLSATFPNLAKMKKERDGMQKYMQIVRYATIGITIIQALSVSFGLRSIGHGPNGAIMVSMQTFLILATFSMLTGTMLLMWIGEQITQRGVGNGISLIIFAGIVSGIPSAIAGTFNLVNTGVINVLVLIGIIAIVLATIFAIIYVELAERRIPISYARKVMMQNQNKRIMNYIPIKLNLSGVIPPIFASALLVFPSTILQASSNKVLQAIADFLNPHGYAYNILMFLLIIFFAYFYSSIVFNAKDIADNLKRNGGFIAGLRPGEGTSNFLNTVASRLTFWGSLYLAIISTLPWILVKAMGVPFYFGGTAVLIVVQVAIDTMKKIEAQIYMGKYKTLSAVGF
- the rplO gene encoding 50S ribosomal protein L15, with product MALEKLSPAKGSVKKIKRVGRGQGSGMGKTATRGGKGQTARTGYKQKRGFEGGQQPLQRRLPKVGFRSRTKGLVYAINVSKHKEIFELETLSLELIKKVHPFPSYIEKIKLIGAGAKDLAPKIQDERIRTSGQK
- the rpsE gene encoding 30S ribosomal protein S5, coding for MEINREEFSEVVVNIGRVTKVVKGGRRFRFNALVVVGNKNGLVGFGLGKAKEVPDAIKKAIDDAFKNIIEVKIKGTTIAHDIECKYNASRILLKPASEGTGVIAGGSTRPMIELAGIKDILTKSLGSNNPYNVVRATFDALSKIKG
- the map gene encoding type I methionyl aminopeptidase, with product MAIAIRNPKEIEALRRAGAVVGQTLKLLSEKIQVGMSLLELDALAEEHIHKLNAKPAFKGLYGFPNTLCTSLNEVAIHGIPTDYKLRSGDIIGLDLGAQVQGWFGDAAITLGVGEVSKKDQALIACAKDTLYEGIAYLEVGMRFKELSHILETLIRQKGFVPLEKFCGHGIGRSPHEEPSIPNYLEPSSKPNSGPKIKEGMVFCIEPMICQKQGEPKILEDKWSVVSVDGLRTSHYEHTIAMVGKRAQILTEA